In Humulus lupulus chromosome 6, drHumLupu1.1, whole genome shotgun sequence, a single genomic region encodes these proteins:
- the LOC133785088 gene encoding uncharacterized protein LOC133785088, whose product MFPTTLIEPARQWFKKYKKHSISSWKKLSSEFKRAFRDSKATCVEAYSLANIKQQPGEFLKAYMSKFYNVAARARNANDSSKLMEMRTGILVGGDLWQELQRKGVKSVDEFMT is encoded by the coding sequence ATGTTCCCCACGACTTTGATCgaacctgccagacagtggttcaaaaagTACAAAAAGCATTCAATAAGTtcttggaagaagttgtcttctgAGTTCAAGAGGGCGTTTCGAGATTCAAAGGCAACTTGTGTAGAGGCctactcattggccaacataaaacagcaACCTGGTGAGTTCTTGAAAGCATATATGAGCAAATTCTACAACGTTGCAGCACGGGCTAGAAACGctaatgatagctccaagctcatggaaatgagaactggaatccttgtggGAGGTGATTTATGGCAGGAGCTCCAACGAAAAggggttaaaagtgtagatgagtttaTGAcctga
- the LOC133782168 gene encoding pumilio homolog 6, chloroplastic-like → MATESPIRMSETSGKWASHRRASTFAQSSAGMAAEELKLLLKGHRFTGSGKDVAPSRSGSAPPSIEGSFLSVHNIFSQQNSQTSENMASVNIDIGNYESEEHLRADPAYFSYYCSNVNLNPRLPPPLISWENQRLVRHIGTIGKNWGLTSVDDSGNVSFHLSQGSLPTHKEEPEDDHSPQQPSNSGVNRVGEMWSGQGTTSLADQHKIAANLSQDDFRSSSSPEYVSSRGITEESAVCDAGSSSLYDSPIRTPNVNASNLGTDDATDTDRSLAPVPSSSSVDSTRSVGGDESGINIIGSEMKALSISNFPTSSNQVNREQWQQSCQNNLWQQKIKLQNNLCLPQSAKSQITTQGFNCTHNGVDQNLRSPKFSAEVQPVLQSSGFTPPLYASAAAYMASTNPFYSNLQASGFFNAQFVGGYAVNPNAFHSYVSGYPPGHVPLVVDGTAGPSFNTRTTGVPTVGAIPPGADVPNLNKFYGQIGFPMQTSFVDPMYMQYHQQPFGEPYGIPGPFDPLAARSGVVGGLVNTPDMKNGLDNAVYMDEHKIQHQRGASHANLNPRRGGPTSPHYFGNTSNVGVLMHYPTSPLASPVLPGSPGGGAGLPRGRAEMRFPPGIGRNAGMYSGWPGQRGFEIFDDPKMYNFLEELKSGKGRRFELSDITGHIVEFSSDQHGSRFIQQKLENCSVEEKASVFKEVLPHASKLMTDVFGNYVIQKFFEYGSHDQRKELANQLTGQILPLSLQMYGCRVIQKALEVIELEQKAQLVRELDGHVMRCVRDQNGNHVIQKCIESIPTEKIGFIISAFRGQVATLSMHPYGCRVIQRVLEHCTDELQCQFIVDEILESVCALAQDQYGNYVTQHVLEKGKAHERSLIIGKLSGHVVHLSQHKFASNVIEKCLEHGGPADRDLLINEVVGHNEGNDNLLTMMKDQYANYVVQKTLEICTDSQRIVLLNGIRSHAHALKKYTYGKHIVARFEQVFGEETQTSAT, encoded by the exons ATGGCCACTGAGAGTCCAATAAGAATGTCTGAAACTAGTGGAAAGTGGGCCTCCCATAGAAGGGCCTCAACCTTTGCTCAGTCGTCTGCTGGTATGGCAGCAGAGGAGTTAAAGTTACTGCTGAAAGGCCACAGGTTTACAGGCAGTGGAAAAGATGTAGCTCCTAGTCGAAGTGGAAGTGCACCTCCAAGTATAGAGGGTTCATTTTTATCTGTCCATAATATTTTTTCCCAGCAGAACTCTCAAACAAGTGAAAACATGGCAAGTGTAAATATTGATATCGGAAATTATGAGTCTGAGGAACATTTACGTGCTGATCCTGCTTATTTTTCTTATTACTGCTCCAATGTAAACCTGAACCCTAGACTTCCTCCCCCACTTATTTCTTGGGAGAATCAGCGGCTAGTACGTCACATTGGTACTATTGGAAAAAATTGGGGATTAACTTCTGTAGATGATAGTGGGAATGTTTCCTTTCACTTGTCTCAAGGATCTCTTCCTACACACAAAGAAGAGCCAGAAGATGATCATTCACCCCAACAGCCTTCTAATAGTGGGGTTAATAGAGTGGGTGAAATGTGGTCCGGACAGGGTACTACTTCATTGGCGGACCAGCACAAAATTGCAGCCAATTTATCGCAG GATGATTTCCGCAGTTCTTCATCGCCTGAATATGTTTCAAGCCGTGGAATAACTGAGGAATCAGCTGTTTGTGATGCTGGTTCTAGTTCCTTGTATGACTCTCCCATTAGAACACCCAATGTCAATGCGTCTAATCTGGGAACAGATGATGCGACTGATACTGACCGCTCCCTCGCTCCTGTTCCAAGTTCATCATCAGTTGACTCTACCAGAAGTGTAGGTGGTGATGAATCAGGTATTAACATCATCGGTTCTGAGATGAAGGCTCTTTCCATTTCTAATTTTCCCACTTCCAGTAATCAAGTAAACCGAGAACAGTGGCAGCAAAGCTGCCAGAATAATTTATGGCAACAGAAGATAAAACTGCAAAATAATTTATGTCTGCCCCAAAGTGCTAAATCTCAAATAACGACTCAAGGATTTAATTGCACCCATAATGGTGTGGATCAAAATCTCCGCAGTCCCAAGTTCTCAGCAGAGGTACAGCCTGTACTGCAGTCATCTGGGTTCACACCACCACTTTATGCATCTGCAGCTGCCTACATGGCTTCAACAAACCCATTTTACTCAAATCTGCAGGCATCTGGATTTTTCAATGCTCAATTTGTTGGTGGATATGCTGTGAACCCCAATGCTTTTCATTCATATGTTTCTGGATACCCTCCTGGGCATGTTCCGTTGGTTGTTGATGGAACTGCAGGTCCAAGCTTTAATACTAGGACAACTGGGGTTCCAACTGTTGGTGCCATTCCACCTGGTGCAGATGTTCCAAACTTAAATAAGTTTTATGGGCAGATTGGATTCCCAATGCAAACTTCTTTTGTTGATCCCATGTATATGCAATATCATCAACAGCCTTTTGGAGAACCATATGGTATTCCCGGTCCATTCGATCCGTTGGCAGCAAGATCTGGTGTTGTTGGAGGTCTGGTAAACACGCCTGATATGAAGAATGGGTTAGATAATGCTGTTTATATGGATGAGCACAAAATCCAACATCAGAGAGGTGCATCTCATGCTAATTTAAATCCACGAAGAGGAGGGCCAACGAGTCCACATTATTTTGGAAATACATCCAATGTTGGTGTTTTGATGCATTACCCAACCTCACCCCTTGCAAGTCCAGTTTTGCCTGGATCACCAGGAGGTGGAGCTGGTCTCCCTCGGGGGAGAGCAGAAATGAGATTTCCGCCAGGTATTGGTAGAAATGCAGGCATGTATTCTGGATGGCCTGGGCAAAGAGGCTTTGAGATTTTTGATGACCCCAAGATGTATAATTTCCTTGAAGAATTGAAATCTGGCAAGGGCCGCAGATTTGAGCTATCTGATATTACAGGACATATTGTTGAGTTCAG TTCTGATCAACATGGTAGCCGATTTATTCAGCAGAAGTTGGAGAATTGTAGTGTTGAAGAGAAGGCATCTGTGTTTAAAGAAGTTCTACCACATGCATCCAAGTTAATGACTGATGTTTTTGGCAATTATGTTATTCAGAAG TTTTTTGAGTATGGAAGTCATGATCAGAGGAAAGAACTTGCAAATCAACTCACAGGGCAGATACTGCCTTTAAGTCTGCAAATGTATGGATGTCGGGTAATTCAAAAG GCACTGGAAGTCATTGAGCTTGAACAGAAAGCCCAGCTTGTTCGTGAGCTTGATGGACATGTAATGAGATGTGTTCGAGATCAAAACGGGAACCATGTGATACAAAAATGCATTGAGAGCATTCCAACAGAAAAAATTGGGTTTATAATCTCTGCATTCCGTGGACAAGTTGCAACACTTTCCATGCATCCTTATGGCTGCCGTGTGATACAG AGAGTTCTGGAGCATTGCACAGATGAGTTGCAATGTCAGTTCATTGTCGATGAAATTTTGGAATCTGTATGTGCTCTGGCTCAGGATCAATACGGAAATTATGTGACTCAG CATGTTTTGGAGAAGGGAAAAGCTCACGAAAGAAGTCTAATTATTGGCAAGTTGTCAGGACATGTTGTTCATCTTAGTCAGCATAAATTTGCATCAAATGTTATTGAAAAATGCTTGGAGCATGGTGGTCCTGCAGATCGGGATCTCTTAATCAACGAGGTTGTCGGGCATAACGAGGGAAATGATAATTTGTTG ACAATGATGAAGGATCAGTATGCAAATTACGTGGTCCAGAAGACTCTTGAAATCTGTACAGATAGCCAACGAATTGTATTGCTGAATGGCATAAGATCTCATGCACATGCATTGAAGAAGTACACCTATGGAAAACACATTGTTGCTCGTTTCGAACAGGTTTTCGGAGAAG AAACTCAAACTTCAGCAACATAA